A stretch of Acipenser ruthenus chromosome 1, fAciRut3.2 maternal haplotype, whole genome shotgun sequence DNA encodes these proteins:
- the LOC117972411 gene encoding LOW QUALITY PROTEIN: protein transport protein Sec24B (The sequence of the model RefSeq protein was modified relative to this genomic sequence to represent the inferred CDS: inserted 3 bases in 2 codons): protein MILLFVTITNYRPYPTMNQLSAALGGLSLPAQQLEALRPVNLMQDRNILPSTESKXPVPNLSTDLKKANCRSDSFRCTLTNIPQTQALLNKAKLPLGLLLHPFRDLTQLPVITSNTIVRCRSCRTYINPFVSFLDQRRWKCNLCYRVNDVPEEFMYNPLTRSYGEPHKRPEVQNSTVEFIASSDYMLRPPQPAVYLFVLDVSHNAVEAGYLNVLCQSLLENLDKLPGDTRTRVGFITFDSTIHFYNLQEGLSQPQMLVVSDIDDVFLPTPDSLLVNLKESKELVKDLLNALPNMFTNTRETHSALGPALQAAFKLMSSTGGRVSVFQTQLPSLGAGLLHSREDPNQRSSTKVVQHLGPATDFYKKLALDCSGQQIAVDLFLLSSQYSDLASLACVSKYSAGSIFYYPSFHHVHNPAQAETFQKDLRHYFTRKIGFEAVMRIRCTKGLSIHTFHGNFFVRSTDLLSLANVNPDSRFAVQMSIDESLTDTALVCFQAALLYTSSKGKRRIRVHTXCLPVVSQLNDVFAGADVQAITCLLANMAVDRAISSNLTDSRDAVVNAVVDSLSAYRSTTSSFQQSGVIAPYSLRLFPLYVLALLKQKALRTGTSTRLDDRVFAMCEFKCQPLQQIMRMIHPNLYRIDNLTDEGALHVNDSIVPQPPILQLSAERLTREGAFLMDCGSVLYLWVGKSCDVTFISDVLGYPNHASIQQNITQIPELETPSSERTQSFITWLQENRSFNPVLYIVKDDTSAKTNFFQLLIEDRTEAALSYYEFLLHIQQQISK from the exons ATGATTCTGCTTTTTGTGACAATCACAAATTATAGA CCTTACCCCACTATGAACCAGTTATCTGCAGCCTTGGGGGGACTGAGCCTGCCTGCCCAGCAGCTGGAAGCACTAAGGCCTGTGAATCTAATGCAAGATCGGAACATTCTTCCCAGTACAGAATCCA CTCCTGTACCTAATCTCAGTACAGACCTGAAGAAAGCAAACTGCAGATCAGA CTCTTTCCGATGCACATTGACAAATATTCCTCAGACACAAGCATTGTTAAATAAAGCCAAACTGCCCCTTGGCTTGCTTCTTCATCCTTTCAGAGATCTTACG caATTACCTGTCATAACGTCCAACACCATTGTGAGATGCCGCTCTTGCAGAACGTACATTAACCCTTTTGTATCCTTTCTTGACCAAAGGAGGTGGAAATGTAATTTGTGCTACAGAGTCAATGATG TTCCTGAAGAATTCATGTACAATCCATTGACTCGTTCTTATGGTGAACCACACAAACGTCCAGAAGTGCAGAACTCAACTGTGGAGTTCATTGCTTCTTCAGATTATATG CTTCGCCCTCCTCAGCCTGCTGTTTACCTGTTTGTGTTAGATGTTTCTCACAATGCTGTAGAAGCTGGTTACCTGAATGTACTATGTCAGTCTCTGCTTGAAAACTTGGACAA GCTACCTGGGGATACGAGGACGAGAGTAGGATTCATAACATTTGACAGCACTATTCACTTTTATAACTTGCAGGAGGGATTATCACAGCCTCAGATGCTTGTTGTCTCAGATATTGACG atGTCTTTCTACCTACGCCTGATAGTTTGCTGGTAAATCTCAAGGAAAGCAAAGAG ctggtgaaGGATTTATTAAATGCACTTCCCAACATGTTCACCAACACAAGAGAGACGCATAGCGCACTGGGACCTGCCCTTCAGGCTGCCTTCAAACTGATGTCTTCGACAGGGGGCCGGGTTTCTGTGTTTCAGACACAGTTGCCCTCTTTAGGAGCCGGTCTTCTGCACTCCAGAGAAGATCCCAACCAAAGATCAAGCACCAAG GTTGTGCAACATCTGGGTCCAGCCACTGATTTTTATAAGAAGCTGGCACTAGACTGTTCTGGACAACAGATCGCAGTCGACCTTTTCCTCTTGAGTTCCCAGTACTCGGACCTGGCATCCTTAG cgtGTGTGTCCAAATATTCAGCAGGAAGCATTTTTTACTACCCGTCTTTCCATCACGTTCACAATCCTGCCCAGGCAGAAACATTTCAGAAAGATCTCCGACACTATTTCACCAGAAAGATTGGTTTTGAGGCCGTCATGAGGATACGATGCACCAAAG GTCTTTCTATCCATACTTTCCATGGAAATTTCTTTGTACGTTCTACTGACCTGCTTTCTCTTGCAAATGTCAATCCGGACTCTAGATTTGCTGTTCAGATGTCTATTGACGAAAGTTTGACTGATACAGCCCTCGTTTGCTTTCAGGCTGCTCTTCTTTACACCTCCAGTAAAG gcaAGCGAAGGATTCGGGTGCACAC CTGTTTGCCAGTGGTGAGCCAGTTGAATGATGTGTTTGCAGGAGCTGATGTTCAGGCAATTACATGCCTATTGGCAAATATGG CTGTTGATCGAGCGATTTCCTCCAATCTGACGGACTCCCGAGATGCCGTGGTAAACGCTGTGGTGGATTCACTCTCTGCTTACCGCTCAACCACTTCCAGTTTCCAACAGTCTGGTGTGATAGCTCCGTATTCCCTCAGGCTCTTTCCCCTTTATGTCCTGGCTCTGCTCAAACAA aAAGCACTGAGAACAGGTACTAGCACTAGACTGGATGACCGAGTGTTCGCAATGTGCGAATTCAAGTGTCAGCCTCTGCAACAAATCATGCGCATGATTCATCCCAATTTGTACAGAATAGACAATCTCACTGACGAG GGAGCCCTCCATGTTAATGATTCCATAGTACCCCAGCCACCTATTCTCCAGCTTTCTGCTGAGAGACTTACCAGAGAGGGTGCATTCCTCATGGATTGTGGATCT GTTCTTTATCTTTGGGTTGGCAAAAGCTGTGATGTGACTTTCATAAGTGATGTGCTTGGCTATCCAAACCATGCTTCAATACAACAGAATATT acacagatTCCAGAACTTGAAACCCCGTCTTCTGAAAGAACACAATCTTTTATTACCTGGCTCCAAGAGAACAGATCATTTAATCCAGTTCTTTATATTGTGAA GGACGATACCTCTGCCAAGACTAACTTCTTCCAGCTTTTAATTGAAGACCGAACAGAAGCAGCTTTGTCTTATTATGAGTTTCTCCTCCACATTCAGCAACAGATCTCCAAATAG
- the xpa gene encoding DNA repair protein complementing XP-A cells isoform X1: MPSSCCSTLLNCSFLGFFNRVLLFSGSRKAEGMDSSTSASDPAPDSAVASPEIEDAEQNNNTPLSATMRAKIERNRQRALMLRQARLASRPYSVAEGGTSAKIQKTIDTGAGFFIEEEEEEQHKVEKVVHKPGPVLEFDYLLCEDCNKAFMDSYLSNSFNLAVCDNCRDNENKHKLITRTEAKQEYLLNDCDLDKREPILKFILRKNPHNSHWGDMKLYLKLQVVKRSLEVWGSEDALEEAKESRQETRDKRKQKQFDKKVKELRRAVRSSLWKKDSSSHKHDYGPEEEIEEDTYKKICFTCGHELTYEKM, encoded by the exons atgccTAGCAGTTGCTGTTCCACattattaaactgcagttttttgggtttttttaacagag TTCTTCTATTTTCAGGGAGCAGGAAGGCAGAAGGAATGGACTCCAGCACAAGTGCATCAGACCCGGCACCTGATTCGGCTGTCGCCTCTCCCGAAATAGAAGACGCAGAGCAAAACAACAACACGCCTCTTTCAGCAACCATGAGAGCCAAGATTGAACGTAACAGGCAGCGTGCACTGATGTTACGGCAAGCAAGGCTCGCCAGCAGACCCTATTCTGTAGCCGAAG GAGGCACCTCTGCAAAAATTCAAAAGACGATTGACACTGGAGCTGGGTTTTTCatagaagaggaagaagaagagcaACATAAAGTGGAGAAAGTGGTGCACAAGCCAG GACCAGTGCTGGAGTTTGACTACTTGCTGTGTGAGGACTGCAACAAAGCATTTATGGACTCCTACCTCAGCAACAGCTTCAATTTAGCTGTGTGTGACAACTGCAG GGACAATGAGAACAAGCACAAGCTTATAACCCGAACAGAAGCCAAGCAGGAGTACCTCCTGAATGACTGTGATCTTGACAAGAGGGAACCCATACTGAAATTCATCTTGAGAAAGAACCCTCACAACTCCCACTGGGGTGACATGAAACTCTACTTGAAGCTTCAG GTTGTAAAACGCTCTCTGGAAGTATGGGGCAGTGAGGACGCCCTGGAGGAAGCTAAAGAATCCCGTCAGGAGACCCGAGACAAGCGGAAGCAGAAGCAGTTCGACAAGAAAGTGAAAG AACTTCGCAGAGCTGTGAGAAGTAGCTTGTGGAAAAAGGACTCCAGTTCACACAAGCATGACTATGGGCCTGAGGAAGAGATTGAAGAAGATACATATAAAAAGATTTGCTTCACATGCGGTCATGAATTAACttatgaaaaaatgtaa
- the xpa gene encoding DNA repair protein complementing XP-A cells isoform X2, producing the protein MDSSTSASDPAPDSAVASPEIEDAEQNNNTPLSATMRAKIERNRQRALMLRQARLASRPYSVAEGGTSAKIQKTIDTGAGFFIEEEEEEQHKVEKVVHKPGPVLEFDYLLCEDCNKAFMDSYLSNSFNLAVCDNCRDNENKHKLITRTEAKQEYLLNDCDLDKREPILKFILRKNPHNSHWGDMKLYLKLQVVKRSLEVWGSEDALEEAKESRQETRDKRKQKQFDKKVKELRRAVRSSLWKKDSSSHKHDYGPEEEIEEDTYKKICFTCGHELTYEKM; encoded by the exons ATGGACTCCAGCACAAGTGCATCAGACCCGGCACCTGATTCGGCTGTCGCCTCTCCCGAAATAGAAGACGCAGAGCAAAACAACAACACGCCTCTTTCAGCAACCATGAGAGCCAAGATTGAACGTAACAGGCAGCGTGCACTGATGTTACGGCAAGCAAGGCTCGCCAGCAGACCCTATTCTGTAGCCGAAG GAGGCACCTCTGCAAAAATTCAAAAGACGATTGACACTGGAGCTGGGTTTTTCatagaagaggaagaagaagagcaACATAAAGTGGAGAAAGTGGTGCACAAGCCAG GACCAGTGCTGGAGTTTGACTACTTGCTGTGTGAGGACTGCAACAAAGCATTTATGGACTCCTACCTCAGCAACAGCTTCAATTTAGCTGTGTGTGACAACTGCAG GGACAATGAGAACAAGCACAAGCTTATAACCCGAACAGAAGCCAAGCAGGAGTACCTCCTGAATGACTGTGATCTTGACAAGAGGGAACCCATACTGAAATTCATCTTGAGAAAGAACCCTCACAACTCCCACTGGGGTGACATGAAACTCTACTTGAAGCTTCAG GTTGTAAAACGCTCTCTGGAAGTATGGGGCAGTGAGGACGCCCTGGAGGAAGCTAAAGAATCCCGTCAGGAGACCCGAGACAAGCGGAAGCAGAAGCAGTTCGACAAGAAAGTGAAAG AACTTCGCAGAGCTGTGAGAAGTAGCTTGTGGAAAAAGGACTCCAGTTCACACAAGCATGACTATGGGCCTGAGGAAGAGATTGAAGAAGATACATATAAAAAGATTTGCTTCACATGCGGTCATGAATTAACttatgaaaaaatgtaa